One region of Lebetimonas natsushimae genomic DNA includes:
- a CDS encoding phosphomannomutase/phosphoglucomutase, which produces MRHIFREYDIRGIFEKDLNEKVVKLIGYFLGEKIKGEYVLVSFDARTHSPILKDWLVSGLNKAGKKVINAGMLPTGVNYFGNFVPLCLEGKGKVNVGGSVQITGSHNPPEYNGFKITIDKKPFFGKDIYSLGDEIIKNIDLEIENNTEAIEYNLKEDYVNYIVNQFSHLKNMELNAVFDCGNGVAGVVLKDILEKLKIQNYEILFEEPDGTFPNHHPDPTIEKNLKWVSVAIKNGRDYGFAYDGDADRIAFLDKKYNYKGDILLYFFAKNMKNPCVISEVKASQIVYDAIDKFGKAIMYKTGHSNLKTLLYEKNCDMAAEVSGHIFFNDRYFGVDDAIYVTFRIMELIDKGFDFAGEYEKLPKVYNTDEIKIKTTEDKKFRIIENIKKYLEENKGKLNIKKIIDIDGVRVVFENGWGLVRASNTTPVLVTRFEANSKEALEKIEKTMKEIINKFL; this is translated from the coding sequence ATCAGGCATATTTTCAGGGAATATGACATAAGAGGAATTTTTGAGAAGGATTTAAACGAAAAAGTTGTTAAATTAATCGGATATTTTTTAGGGGAAAAAATAAAAGGTGAATATGTATTGGTAAGTTTTGATGCAAGGACTCACTCTCCAATTCTTAAAGACTGGCTGGTTAGCGGACTTAACAAAGCTGGTAAAAAAGTAATAAATGCTGGAATGCTTCCGACCGGAGTTAATTATTTTGGAAATTTTGTGCCTTTATGTCTTGAAGGCAAAGGAAAAGTAAATGTAGGTGGAAGTGTTCAAATAACCGGTTCGCACAATCCTCCTGAATACAACGGATTTAAAATAACTATTGATAAAAAACCTTTTTTTGGAAAAGATATTTATTCTCTTGGAGATGAAATTATTAAAAATATTGATTTGGAAATTGAAAATAATACTGAAGCAATTGAATATAATTTAAAAGAAGATTATGTAAATTATATTGTAAATCAGTTTTCTCATCTTAAAAATATGGAATTAAATGCAGTGTTTGATTGTGGAAACGGGGTTGCCGGGGTAGTTCTTAAGGATATTTTAGAAAAACTTAAAATTCAAAATTACGAAATTTTATTTGAAGAGCCGGACGGAACATTTCCAAACCATCATCCAGACCCTACTATTGAAAAGAATTTAAAATGGGTGAGTGTTGCTATTAAAAACGGAAGGGATTACGGTTTCGCTTATGACGGGGATGCTGACAGAATTGCATTTTTGGATAAAAAATATAACTATAAAGGTGATATTTTACTTTACTTTTTTGCAAAAAATATGAAAAATCCTTGTGTTATAAGCGAAGTAAAAGCTTCTCAGATTGTTTATGATGCAATAGATAAATTTGGAAAAGCCATAATGTATAAAACAGGACACAGCAACCTAAAAACTCTTCTTTATGAGAAAAACTGTGATATGGCGGCGGAAGTCAGCGGGCATATTTTCTTTAACGACAGATACTTCGGGGTGGATGATGCAATTTATGTAACGTTTAGAATAATGGAACTTATTGATAAAGGCTTTGATTTTGCGGGAGAATATGAAAAATTGCCAAAAGTTTATAATACAGATGAAATAAAAATAAAAACAACAGAAGATAAAAAATTTAGAATCATTGAAAATATTAAAAAATATTTAGAAGAAAATAAAGGTAAACTAAATATAAAAAAAATAATTGATATTGACGGCGTGAGAGTTGTTTTTGAAAACGGATGGGGGCTAGTGAGAGCCAGTAACACTACTCCTGTGCTTGTTACAAGATTTGAAGCAAATTCTAAAGAAGCATTGGAAAAAATAGAAAAGACAATGAAAGAAATAATTAATAAATTTCTATAA
- a CDS encoding YeiH family protein, with amino-acid sequence MFKKEQLPHTLNGILFVALFATAAWYIASFSFFKKLGLSPLIIGIIIGAFYANTLRGHLPEEWNPGIIFSTKTLLRGAIIFYGFRITFQNIAAVGIPGIFASTMIVTFTFIIGYIIGTKILKLDRDTTILTSAGSSICGAAAVLATEPVVKAEAYKSAIAVATVVIFGTTAMFLYPILYKSGILDFTPKEMGIYIGSTIHEVAHVVGAGSAISAEVAKEAVIVKMIRVMLISPFLIILGIFLAKTAKNKISNKKTKIAIPWFAIWFIVVAGFNSLNLLPLKIVNTINTLDTFALTMAMTALGMETNINKFKGVGLKPIYLAGILFIWLLIGGYFITKISINL; translated from the coding sequence ATGTTTAAAAAAGAACAGCTTCCACATACATTAAACGGGATTTTATTTGTTGCTTTGTTTGCAACTGCAGCTTGGTATATTGCAAGTTTTAGTTTTTTTAAAAAATTAGGGTTATCTCCTCTGATTATCGGTATTATAATAGGAGCTTTTTATGCAAACACCCTGAGAGGTCACCTGCCGGAAGAATGGAACCCCGGAATTATATTTTCCACTAAAACCCTTCTTAGGGGTGCTATCATATTTTACGGATTCAGAATTACTTTTCAAAATATAGCAGCAGTAGGAATTCCCGGAATTTTTGCTTCAACAATGATTGTAACTTTTACATTTATTATAGGATATATTATAGGTACTAAAATATTAAAGCTTGACAGGGACACAACAATTTTAACAAGTGCCGGAAGTTCAATATGCGGTGCCGCAGCAGTTTTGGCAACTGAACCGGTTGTAAAGGCGGAAGCTTATAAAAGTGCAATAGCAGTGGCTACTGTAGTAATTTTTGGAACAACAGCTATGTTTTTATACCCGATTCTTTACAAAAGCGGAATTTTAGATTTTACTCCAAAAGAGATGGGAATATATATAGGTTCAACAATCCACGAAGTGGCCCATGTGGTAGGTGCCGGAAGTGCCATTTCAGCTGAAGTTGCAAAAGAGGCTGTTATTGTTAAAATGATAAGGGTTATGCTGATTTCGCCTTTTTTAATCATTTTAGGAATTTTTCTCGCAAAAACAGCAAAAAACAAAATTTCTAATAAAAAAACAAAAATTGCAATTCCCTGGTTTGCCATATGGTTTATTGTAGTAGCCGGATTCAATTCACTAAATTTACTTCCATTAAAAATTGTAAATACAATAAATACACTTGATACATTTGCCCTGACTATGGCAATGACGGCTTTGGGAATGGAGACAAATATAAATAAATTTAAAGGTGTGGGATTAAAACCAATCTATTTAGCGGGAATTTTATTTATCTGGCTTTTAATTGGCGGATATTTTATAACAAAAATCAGTATAAACTTATAA
- a CDS encoding LysR substrate-binding domain-containing protein, giving the protein MTLKELQIFYKLSKLNSPSIVAKKLNLSQGAVSLALKSLEKDLGVKLFDRIGKKLVLNEYGRIFKAKTYNNYLELMDARNLFKENRLMGELQILASKTIGSFILPNIIFEFKQKYPDIKVVKQNENSEYIVNSIMNGKIDFGFIESEIEKNEIVKEKIGEDKLIIVSSDNNLKKKYFIDELFNKKWILRETGSGTREMFLNAIKGIDLPISYETNSISEIKILLKNPDTITCISEYAVKDELKKKELFEIEVKNLYLKRNLYLVYHKNKIKTKIFEKFTEFVKKKLDN; this is encoded by the coding sequence ATGACTCTTAAAGAACTTCAGATATTTTATAAATTAAGTAAATTAAATTCTCCAAGCATTGTGGCAAAAAAGTTGAATCTCTCTCAGGGAGCGGTTTCGCTTGCTCTTAAATCTTTGGAAAAGGATTTGGGGGTAAAACTGTTTGATAGGATAGGAAAAAAACTTGTTTTAAATGAATACGGAAGAATTTTTAAAGCAAAAACATATAACAATTATTTAGAACTGATGGATGCCAGGAATTTGTTTAAAGAAAACAGATTAATGGGGGAGCTGCAAATATTAGCGAGTAAAACGATAGGAAGTTTTATATTGCCGAATATAATTTTTGAATTTAAACAAAAATATCCTGATATAAAAGTAGTTAAACAGAATGAAAATTCAGAATATATTGTAAATTCAATAATGAATGGGAAAATTGATTTTGGTTTCATTGAAAGTGAGATTGAGAAAAATGAAATTGTCAAAGAAAAAATAGGGGAAGATAAATTAATTATTGTAAGCAGTGATAATAATTTGAAGAAAAAGTATTTTATAGATGAACTTTTTAATAAAAAATGGATTTTAAGAGAAACTGGTTCCGGGACGAGAGAGATGTTTTTAAATGCAATAAAAGGGATAGATTTGCCTATTTCTTATGAGACAAATTCTATAAGTGAAATAAAGATTCTTTTGAAAAATCCTGACACTATTACATGTATTTCCGAATATGCTGTAAAAGATGAGCTTAAAAAAAAGGAATTATTTGAAATTGAAGTTAAAAATTTATATTTAAAAAGGAATCTTTATCTTGTTTATCACAAAAATAAAATAAAAACTAAAATTTTTGAAAAATTCACTGAATTTGTAAAAAAGAAATTAGATAATTAA
- the glgB gene encoding 1,4-alpha-glucan branching protein GlgB, translated as MKGFDLYLFKEGTHRYLYKHLGSFIKKNGVFFRVWAPHAKSVSVIGDFNNWNRNANPLIKNGEFWEGFVEGARKGDKYKYFIIGAYNQEMEKIDPFARYFEKPPKSASIIWEDDYRFSDELWLKKRNQNFDKPFSIYEVHLGSWNKKYENYVDLAEALSRYIKKMGFTHIEIMPITEYPFDGSWGYQAVGYFAPTARYGRPEEFKKFVDIMHQNNIGVILDWVPSHFAVDGHGLITYDGTALYEHPSPLKGYHPEWKSHIFDYEKGEVRSFLISSAIYWLKEFHIDAIRVDAVASMIYLDYARDEWIPNKYGGRENLEAIKFLKDLNKACFKEVSGITMIAEESTAYPAVTKPEGLGFGYKWNMGWMNDTLKYFEYDPVFRQYHHHELAFSFKYMYSENYILPLSHDEVVHGKKSLIGKMPGNYEEKFANLRTLFAYMYAHPGKKLLFMGGEIAQFKEWAYKESIEWFLLDYEKHKGVQNLVKKLNNIYKKEKALWLDCNSEGFEWINELDYQRNVISFIRKNENEKIIIICNFSGAKYENYLIGAPEGEYKEILNSQNKKFGGFLSDRGKIYKTQKKECCGRDYSITLDLYPFSVIYLKKF; from the coding sequence ATGAAAGGGTTTGATTTATATCTTTTTAAAGAGGGGACTCACAGATATCTTTATAAACATCTTGGAAGTTTTATAAAGAAAAACGGGGTGTTTTTCAGGGTTTGGGCTCCTCATGCAAAAAGTGTAAGTGTAATTGGGGATTTTAACAATTGGAACAGAAATGCCAATCCTTTAATTAAAAACGGTGAATTTTGGGAAGGATTTGTTGAGGGGGCTAGAAAAGGTGATAAATACAAATATTTTATAATCGGCGCTTACAATCAGGAGATGGAAAAAATAGACCCTTTTGCCAGATATTTTGAAAAGCCTCCAAAATCTGCAAGTATAATTTGGGAAGATGATTATAGATTTTCTGATGAATTGTGGCTTAAAAAAAGAAATCAAAATTTTGATAAGCCTTTTAGCATTTATGAAGTTCATCTTGGAAGCTGGAATAAAAAATATGAAAATTATGTTGATTTGGCAGAGGCTCTGAGTAGATACATTAAAAAAATGGGTTTTACTCATATAGAAATAATGCCAATTACCGAATATCCGTTTGACGGGTCGTGGGGATATCAGGCTGTTGGTTATTTTGCACCGACTGCTAGATATGGAAGACCGGAGGAATTTAAAAAATTTGTTGATATTATGCATCAAAATAATATTGGGGTTATACTTGACTGGGTACCAAGCCATTTTGCGGTTGACGGGCACGGGCTTATTACTTACGACGGTACTGCCCTGTATGAACATCCTTCACCTCTTAAGGGATATCATCCTGAATGGAAAAGCCATATTTTTGATTATGAAAAAGGTGAGGTGAGGTCATTTTTAATAAGCTCGGCAATTTACTGGCTGAAAGAATTTCATATAGACGCAATCAGGGTTGATGCCGTGGCTTCTATGATTTATCTTGATTATGCAAGGGATGAATGGATACCAAACAAATATGGAGGCAGGGAAAATCTTGAAGCCATTAAATTTTTAAAAGATTTAAACAAAGCGTGCTTCAAAGAAGTAAGCGGCATTACAATGATAGCTGAAGAATCAACCGCATATCCGGCTGTTACAAAACCGGAAGGGCTTGGTTTTGGATATAAATGGAATATGGGTTGGATGAACGATACGCTTAAATATTTTGAGTATGACCCGGTTTTCAGGCAGTATCATCACCACGAGCTTGCTTTTTCTTTTAAATATATGTACAGCGAAAATTATATCCTGCCGCTTTCTCACGATGAAGTGGTTCACGGTAAAAAATCGTTAATTGGTAAAATGCCAGGAAACTATGAAGAAAAATTTGCAAATTTAAGGACACTTTTTGCTTACATGTATGCACATCCCGGTAAAAAGCTTCTATTTATGGGGGGAGAAATTGCCCAGTTTAAAGAGTGGGCTTATAAAGAAAGTATTGAATGGTTTTTATTAGATTATGAAAAACACAAAGGTGTTCAGAATTTAGTAAAAAAGCTCAATAATATTTATAAAAAAGAAAAAGCGCTTTGGCTTGACTGTAACTCGGAAGGATTTGAATGGATAAACGAACTTGATTATCAAAGAAATGTGATTTCATTCATAAGAAAAAATGAAAATGAAAAAATTATAATCATCTGTAATTTTTCAGGTGCTAAATATGAAAATTATTTAATAGGCGCTCCTGAAGGGGAATACAAGGAAATTTTAAATTCTCAAAATAAAAAATTCGGAGGCTTTTTGTCTGATAGGGGAAAAATTTATAAAACACAAAAGAAAGAATGCTGCGGCAGGGATTATTCAATAACACTAGATTTATATCCATTCAGTGTGATTTATCTTAAAAAATTTTAA
- a CDS encoding glycogen synthase: MNIMFASSEVAPFAKTGGLADVSAALPKALSKLGHNVKIIMPRYYNINPANLEKLPFSIGVPIGGLGTLWAGVYKSYLPGSRVEVYFIDYEEFFGRSGIYADENGYSYVDNDKRFIFFTIAVFELALALKFDVDIFHFNDWQTAAGTALLKYRYNWLFPKSKSVLTIHNLEHQGVFSKDAFNYLMIDWSHFNLYEFEAMGLTNLLKGGIAAADKITTVSPTYAKEIQTPEFGFGLQEHIKAHSYKLVGILNGVDYDEWNPKTDKLIPFNYDVENIEIKRKNKLILQERMGLEKNERKCLIGLVSRFAKQKGIELIAASMVGLLHLNADFVFLGSGEKWAEGFFSDISSRYANFRVYVGYNNELAHLIEAGSDIFLMPSMFEPCGLNQMYSLRYGTPPIVRAVGGLNDTVENYNPFTKDGTGFKFYDPTREALINTTKWAVDSYYKDEGYKIIQKRGMQKRFSWERSAKEYEKIYKELV, encoded by the coding sequence ATGAATATAATGTTTGCAAGCAGTGAGGTTGCACCATTTGCAAAAACAGGGGGACTTGCAGATGTAAGCGCGGCTTTGCCTAAGGCTTTAAGTAAATTAGGGCATAATGTAAAAATTATAATGCCAAGATACTATAACATAAACCCTGCAAATTTAGAAAAACTTCCATTTAGTATAGGAGTGCCCATAGGAGGGCTTGGAACTTTGTGGGCGGGGGTTTATAAAAGTTATCTGCCGGGAAGCAGGGTTGAAGTTTATTTTATAGATTATGAGGAGTTTTTTGGAAGAAGCGGAATTTATGCCGATGAAAACGGTTATTCTTATGTGGATAATGATAAAAGATTTATATTTTTTACAATTGCCGTTTTTGAACTTGCTTTAGCACTGAAATTTGATGTGGATATTTTTCATTTTAACGACTGGCAAACAGCTGCAGGTACAGCCTTACTTAAATACAGATACAACTGGCTTTTTCCTAAATCAAAAAGTGTTTTGACAATCCATAATCTTGAACATCAGGGGGTATTTAGCAAAGATGCGTTTAATTATTTGATGATTGACTGGAGTCATTTTAATTTATATGAATTTGAGGCAATGGGACTTACAAATCTGTTAAAAGGAGGAATTGCGGCTGCAGATAAAATTACAACCGTATCACCCACATATGCAAAAGAGATTCAAACGCCTGAATTTGGATTTGGACTGCAGGAGCATATAAAAGCCCATTCATATAAACTTGTTGGAATTTTAAACGGGGTTGATTATGATGAATGGAATCCGAAAACGGATAAGTTAATTCCTTTTAATTATGATGTTGAAAATATTGAAATAAAGAGAAAAAATAAACTAATCCTGCAGGAGAGAATGGGACTGGAAAAAAACGAAAGAAAATGTTTAATAGGACTTGTGAGCCGCTTTGCAAAACAAAAGGGGATAGAACTGATTGCCGCATCAATGGTGGGGTTACTTCATTTGAATGCCGATTTTGTTTTCCTTGGAAGTGGCGAAAAGTGGGCGGAGGGATTTTTTAGCGATATATCTTCAAGATATGCGAATTTCAGGGTTTATGTAGGATACAACAATGAACTTGCCCATTTAATAGAAGCCGGAAGCGATATCTTTTTAATGCCAAGTATGTTTGAACCGTGCGGACTTAATCAGATGTATTCCCTGCGTTACGGAACACCTCCAATTGTTAGGGCAGTAGGTGGATTAAATGATACAGTTGAAAATTATAATCCTTTCACAAAAGATGGAACAGGGTTTAAATTTTACGACCCGACCCGTGAGGCGTTAATCAATACGACAAAATGGGCGGTTGATAGTTATTATAAAGATGAGGGATATAAGATAATTCAAAAAAGAGGAATGCAAAAAAGATTTTCCTGGGAGAGGAGTGCAAAAGAGTATGAAAAAATTTATAAAGAGCTGGTATGA
- a CDS encoding LemA family protein: protein MNQAYMIIGIVVFVIILIILMYNSLIARKNQIENVEGSINALLKKRYNLIPNLVESVKGYMKHEKEVLEEITRLRSEAMKTQNLEQKAEMENKISSLLDKILVNVENYPELKANQNFLQLQDTLTMIESEIAAARRAYNQAVTDYNNAIEMFPTNIIASIMHLTKKEVFEIPENQKENIKVEF from the coding sequence ATGAATCAAGCTTATATGATAATTGGAATTGTAGTTTTTGTAATTATACTAATAATTCTGATGTATAATTCACTAATTGCAAGAAAAAATCAAATAGAGAACGTTGAAGGAAGTATAAACGCACTTCTTAAAAAAAGATATAACCTAATTCCAAATTTAGTTGAGAGTGTAAAAGGTTACATGAAACACGAAAAAGAGGTTTTAGAAGAAATTACGCGTCTTAGAAGCGAAGCAATGAAAACTCAAAATTTAGAGCAAAAAGCTGAAATGGAAAATAAAATAAGCTCACTTCTTGATAAGATTTTAGTAAATGTGGAAAATTATCCGGAACTTAAAGCAAATCAAAATTTTTTACAGCTTCAGGACACATTAACAATGATTGAAAGTGAAATTGCAGCTGCAAGAAGGGCATATAACCAGGCTGTAACCGATTATAATAATGCAATAGAAATGTTTCCGACAAATATAATTGCATCAATAATGCATTTAACAAAAAAAGAGGTATTTGAAATTCCTGAAAATCAAAAAGAAAATATAAAAGTTGAATTTTGA
- the purH gene encoding bifunctional phosphoribosylaminoimidazolecarboxamide formyltransferase/IMP cyclohydrolase, with product MRALLSVSDKTGIVDFAKNLENLGFEIISTGGTRRVLEENGIKVIDISEITKFPECFGGRVKTLNPYVHGGILYRSGIDDEEAKKLGIERIDLVCVNLYPFKETIERTDDFDEIIENIDIGGPTMVRSAAKNFKDVIIVTDPNDYDKVIDALKNNKNTLEFRRELMIKAFEHTAAYDSMIANYMNERFNGGFGDKRFIVGKKVFNTRYGENPHQRGALYEFEDFYNNLNILKGEPSFNNLTDINGAVKIAVSLGEGAISIIKHANPCGAAKKDDLVTTWQKALECDPISAYGGVVAVNGIVDKELAEEINKIFVEVLIAGKITDEAVKVFEKKKRIKLFDLGKPHLEIPGDVWDFKHIEGGFVFQDADRVEDDEVANAKCVTEKCIDDKRDLEMAWKIAALTKSNCVVFVKDSQMVAIGMGMTSRVDATRCAVEKAKSLGLNIEGASLASEAFFPFRDSVDYAASVGVKAIIQPGGSIRDDEVIEAANEHGIAMYFTGKRHFLH from the coding sequence ATGAGAGCATTACTCAGCGTATCTGATAAAACTGGAATTGTGGATTTTGCAAAAAACCTTGAAAATCTTGGATTTGAAATAATTTCAACCGGCGGGACAAGAAGAGTTTTGGAAGAAAATGGAATTAAAGTTATTGATATAAGTGAAATTACAAAATTTCCTGAATGTTTTGGTGGAAGGGTTAAAACTTTAAATCCTTATGTGCATGGAGGAATACTATATAGAAGCGGGATAGATGATGAAGAGGCTAAAAAACTTGGGATTGAAAGAATTGATTTAGTATGCGTTAATCTTTATCCATTTAAAGAGACAATTGAAAGAACTGACGATTTTGATGAGATAATTGAAAATATTGATATCGGCGGTCCTACAATGGTTAGAAGTGCGGCTAAAAACTTTAAAGATGTAATTATTGTAACCGACCCAAATGATTATGACAAAGTAATTGACGCACTTAAAAACAATAAAAACACTCTTGAATTCAGACGTGAACTTATGATTAAGGCTTTTGAACATACTGCAGCATATGACAGTATGATTGCAAATTATATGAATGAAAGATTTAACGGCGGATTTGGAGATAAAAGATTTATAGTAGGGAAAAAAGTATTTAATACCCGTTATGGGGAAAATCCTCATCAAAGAGGTGCGTTATATGAATTTGAAGATTTTTACAATAATTTAAATATTTTAAAGGGTGAGCCGAGTTTTAACAACTTAACTGATATAAACGGGGCTGTAAAAATCGCCGTTTCTCTTGGAGAAGGTGCAATAAGTATTATTAAACACGCAAATCCTTGCGGTGCTGCAAAAAAAGATGATTTAGTTACAACCTGGCAAAAAGCGCTTGAATGTGACCCGATTAGTGCATACGGGGGAGTGGTAGCAGTTAACGGAATTGTTGATAAAGAGTTGGCAGAGGAGATTAATAAAATTTTTGTTGAGGTTTTAATTGCTGGAAAAATTACTGATGAAGCGGTGAAAGTATTTGAGAAGAAAAAAAGAATTAAATTATTTGATTTAGGAAAACCTCATTTGGAAATTCCAGGTGATGTTTGGGATTTTAAACATATTGAGGGCGGATTTGTATTCCAAGATGCCGACAGGGTGGAAGATGATGAAGTTGCAAATGCTAAATGTGTAACTGAAAAATGTATTGATGATAAAAGAGATTTGGAAATGGCCTGGAAAATAGCGGCTTTAACTAAATCAAACTGTGTTGTATTTGTAAAAGATTCTCAAATGGTGGCAATCGGTATGGGAATGACAAGCAGGGTTGATGCAACCCGTTGTGCGGTTGAAAAAGCTAAATCATTGGGACTAAATATTGAAGGGGCATCACTTGCAAGCGAAGCATTTTTTCCGTTTAGAGACAGCGTGGATTATGCCGCAAGTGTCGGAGTTAAAGCAATAATTCAACCTGGCGGAAGTATCAGGGATGATGAAGTAATAGAAGCGGCAAATGAACACGGCATCGCAATGTATTTTACAGGAAAAAGACACTTTTTACATTAA
- a CDS encoding ROK family protein encodes MILAIDIGGTFFRYKFGDVFEIKKTKNIDIIDEILKLIKTFKPERLGISFAGQVFDGKILSSPNIKVKEIDLKKLIKIPFILENDLNCAAVAESRYYNCDFLVALYSGTGLGAGIVENGKLLRGYMNLAGEIGHIPYKETPFVCGCGKNDCLEFFASSKVEKVGTFEDYKEALSKAVGTVAALFNPQIIVLGGGYYLHHRFEIDQKYIPNFDKLKIKVTKLKDASLSGAEILVKEEL; translated from the coding sequence ATGATTTTGGCAATTGATATCGGCGGGACATTTTTCAGATATAAATTCGGTGATGTTTTTGAAATTAAAAAGACAAAAAATATTGATATAATAGATGAAATTTTAAAATTAATAAAAACTTTTAAACCTGAGAGGCTTGGAATTTCATTTGCAGGGCAGGTATTTGATGGAAAAATTTTATCTTCTCCAAATATTAAGGTTAAAGAAATAGATTTAAAAAAATTAATAAAAATCCCGTTTATTTTGGAAAATGATTTAAACTGTGCAGCAGTGGCTGAGAGCAGATATTATAACTGTGATTTTTTGGTGGCTTTATATTCAGGTACAGGGCTTGGTGCGGGGATTGTTGAAAATGGAAAACTACTTAGGGGATATATGAATTTAGCGGGAGAAATTGGACATATTCCTTATAAAGAAACTCCGTTTGTCTGCGGGTGCGGGAAAAATGACTGTCTTGAGTTTTTTGCAAGTTCCAAGGTTGAAAAGGTTGGGACATTTGAAGATTATAAAGAGGCTTTAAGTAAAGCTGTCGGAACTGTGGCTGCTTTGTTTAACCCTCAAATTATAGTATTAGGCGGGGGATATTATCTGCATCACAGGTTTGAAATAGACCAAAAATATATCCCAAATTTTGATAAATTAAAAATAAAAGTTACAAAATTAAAAGATGCTTCGCTTAGTGGGGCTGAAATTTTAGTAAAGGAAGAGTTATGA
- a CDS encoding DUF3137 domain-containing protein — protein sequence MIEELKLLKFRFFLFFSFFIIFNFAMFLIFEKYNLNNIFFFMVIGIIDLFLIINIIIIRKNFDEFLDYIFKNIAKKHKAVYFPKKVIDKAYYSLIENTDYDKYDGWDYTKGENYEFSYVETTKEIEEKDDDGNIKKTEKTVFSGTIYVCKFFYNAKNRYLLTPNTFHLSDILPIFYDDERIKLDYPEFEQIFDVYGPDQIEGRMIFNHNFMDNLIKIYNDIGPFKMFIQNNLCILSFANISPKPVNILDFNKKNLIKAENFYIYFLELHKYFDNKNLII from the coding sequence TTGATAGAAGAATTAAAACTTTTAAAATTCAGATTTTTTTTATTTTTTTCTTTTTTTATAATTTTTAATTTTGCTATGTTTTTGATATTTGAAAAATACAACTTAAATAATATATTTTTCTTTATGGTTATAGGTATTATAGATTTATTTTTAATAATAAATATAATAATAATCAGAAAAAATTTTGATGAATTTTTAGATTACATTTTTAAAAATATTGCAAAAAAACATAAGGCAGTTTATTTTCCAAAAAAAGTTATTGACAAAGCCTATTATTCATTAATTGAAAATACGGATTATGATAAATATGACGGATGGGATTATACAAAAGGAGAAAATTACGAATTTTCTTATGTTGAGACTACGAAAGAAATAGAAGAAAAAGATGATGACGGAAATATTAAAAAAACAGAAAAAACAGTATTTTCAGGAACAATTTATGTATGTAAATTTTTTTACAATGCAAAAAACCGCTATTTATTAACTCCAAATACTTTTCATTTAAGCGATATTTTGCCTATTTTTTATGATGATGAAAGAATTAAACTGGACTATCCCGAATTTGAACAGATTTTTGATGTTTACGGACCAGATCAGATTGAAGGCAGGATGATTTTTAATCATAATTTTATGGATAATTTAATAAAAATTTATAATGATATAGGTCCGTTTAAAATGTTCATTCAAAATAATTTATGTATACTCTCATTTGCAAATATCTCTCCTAAGCCTGTAAACATATTAGATTTTAATAAAAAAAATTTAATAAAAGCAGAAAATTTTTATATTTACTTTTTAGAGCTTCACAAATATTTTGATAATAAAAATTTAATTATCTAA